One window from the genome of Solea solea chromosome 13, fSolSol10.1, whole genome shotgun sequence encodes:
- the LOC131471386 gene encoding cytochrome P450 4B1 has product MDLSGLFAVFDSGWPRLHHLLALLCLYVVVYKLRVLWLQRRTEFRITEHFPGPPRHWLCGNLLQFKHDGTDFDLILKWAEQYPCAFPMAFGPFVCFLHIYHPEYVKTVLSSTEPKDDVIYRFIEPWIGNGLLVSNGQKWFRNRRLLTPGFHYDILKSYVTLMSDTATTMLDKWGRYANTNESFELFDHVSLMTLDNIMKCAFSYNSDCQTEGGKNDYIKAVYDLANLINLRMRLFPYHNDLIFHLSPTGFRFRKACRIAHRHTAEVIRKRKEALKEEKELERVRSKRILDFLDILLSARDECQNGLSDEEIRAEVDTFMFEGHDTTASGIAFILYCLACHPEHQKLCREEVTDVLCDKDTMDWEDLNKIPYTTMCIKECLRLYPPVPAIARKITKPLKFFDGRTLPAGSRVSISIFRLHRDPAVWEDPHVFDPLRFLPENISKRSPHTFLPFSAGPRNCIGQNFAMNEMKVVVALTLKRYHLIEDPTQKPKLIPRLVLRSLNDIHIKIKRVDLS; this is encoded by the exons ATGGATTTGTCAGGACTCTTCGCGGTGTTTGATTCGGGCTGGCCTCGCCTTCACCACCTGTTAGCTCTGCTTTGTCTCTATGTCGTAGTTTATAAATTACGCGTCTTATGGCTCCAAAGAAGAACCGAATTTAGAATCACGGAACACTTTCCCGGACCGCCGAGACACTGGCTTTGTGGAAATTTACTTCAG TTTAAACACGATGGGACCGACTTTGACTTGATCCTGAAGTGGGCAGAACAGTATCCTTGTGCTTTCCCAATGGCATTTGGTCCctttgtgtgtttcctccacatTTACCACCCTGAATATGTAAAAACCGTACTGTCATCAACAG AACCTAAAGATGACGTGATATATAGATTTATTGAGCCCTGGATTG GTAATGGTTTACTGGTCTCAAACGGCCAGAAGTGGTTTCGCAACAGGCGTCTCTTGACACCAGGGTTCCACTATGATATCTTAAAATCCTACGTGACATTGATGTCAGACACTGCTACAACAATGCTG GACAAATGGGGAAGATATGCAAATACAAACGAGTCCTTTGAGTTGTTTGATCATGTGAGCCTCATGACACTGGACAACATTATGAAATGTGCCTTCAGCTACAACAGCGACTGTCAAACTGAAGG TGGGAAAAATGATTACATCAAAGCAGTGTATGACCTTGCTAATCTGATAAACTTGCGGATGAGGTTATTTCCGTACCACAACGACCTCATCTTCCACCTCAGCCCAACTGGCTTCAGGTTCAGGAAAGCGTGCAGGAttgctcacagacacacag CGGAGGTCataagaaagagaaaggaagcACTGAAGGAAGAAAAGGAGCTGGAACGTGTGCGATCCAAGAGAATCCTGGACTTTCTGGACATCCTTCTCTCTGCAAGA GATGAGTGTCAGAACGGGCTGTCAGATGAAGAAATCCGAGCAGAAGTGGACACCTTCATGTTCGAGGGTCATGACACCACAGCCAGCGGCATCGCCTTTATCCTCTACTGTCTTGCCTGCCACCCAGAACACCAGAAGCTGTGCAGGGAGGAGGTCACTGACGTTCTGTGTGACAAAGACACCATGGACTG GGAGGATCTCAATAAAATTCCATACACTACAATGTGTATCAAAGAATGCCTTCGTCTTTACCCTCCTGTACCGGCAATAGCCAGAAAAATCACCAAACCCCTGAAATTTTTTGATGGCAGGACTCTCCCTGCAG gCTCCAGAGTTTCAATATCTATCTTCAGGCTTCACAGGGATCCAGCTGTATGGGAAGACCCACAT gTCTTTGACCCACTGCGCTTCCTACCTGAGAATATCTCCAAGAGGTCACCTCACACGTTTTTGCCCTTCTCAGCTGGACCCAG AAACTGCATTGGTCAGAACTTTGCCATGAATGAGATGAAAGTGGTGGTGGCCCTGACACTGAAGAGATATCACCTGATCGAGGACCCCACACAGAAACCCAAGTTAATTCCTAGACTGGTGCTGCGCTCGCTCAACGACATCCACATTAAAATCAAACGTGTGGATCTGAGCTAA